Genomic DNA from Leptospiraceae bacterium:
GGATTTGTTTGTCCTTGGACTGGATTTGTTTGTCTCTAGGCGGGATTTGTTTGTCTTTAGACGGGATTTGTTTGTCTTTAGATGGGATTTGTTTGTCTTTAGACGTAGTTTGTTTGTCTCTAGACGTGATTTGTTTGTCTTTAGACGGGTTTTGTTTGTCTTTAGACGTGGTTTGTTTGTCTTTAGACGTGGTTTGTTTGTCTCTAGACGTGGTTTGTTCATCTCTGGATGGGCTTTGTTTGTCTCTGGATGGGCTTTGACGAATTTTGGCGTTTTAAGTTTTGCTTTTTTGTTTTAGAAATGAGGCTTGGTATTAAAACTTACTTCTAGAAATGCTTTGATCGACGCTAGTTTATCGCGCAGACCAAAGCGGAAATTCTGTGCCGCCAACTTTAATAAGAATAAACTTCTGAAGTCTTCTCGCTTCCATTTAAGATTAAAACAAATCCGTTTGATAATAAGGTGGATAAAGGCGCTCCCCTAACTTGATTCATAGATGCGATAGTAGAAAATACTCCCTTTGCTGTATCATATATTTCTGCATTCTTCACCGAGTTCGATCCTGCGAATAAAACATTCCCGTCGTTTAGCAATACGGCTGAACCAGACATTCTAAAAAAGTTAGCACTCCCAGTCGCTTTTGATGTGTAAGTATTCATATTTAGAATTTCAGCACTTGTTAACTCTACATTATTCAAATAGCCACCAACCACAAGAATAGAACCATCTCTTAGGAGAGTTGCAGAATAAGATTTTCTAGCACCAAGCAAGTCGCCTATTGATTGAAATGTTTCTGTTGACGGGTCAAAGATTTCTAAGCTTGTAATAGCAATACTACCATCAGAAGAAGAAACTCCACCGTAAACCAAAACTTTTCCATTTGACAATAGAATCGCTTTAGCTCCCGTCCTCGCGGTAATCATACTTCCTGTATAAGATCGATTACCCGTAAATGGATTGAAAATTTCCGCTGACGTAGTGGGATTACTACTATTTGCATCCGTTAGTCCACCTGCAGATAAAATTCTTCCGTCATTCAGAACTATACTGACATGACCAGCCCTTGCGGATAATAATGAATATTGACTCAGGAATAGACCTGTGTTTGGATTATAAATTTGTATATCATTCTTCAATGTTGAAGAAAGACTTGAGCGACCACCCGCTAGATATAGATTTCCATCTTTCAATATGCCGGCAGTATGTCCATAGCGAGGCGACATACTAGAGGCAACGGTGGTAAACTTTCCTGTCGTATAATCAAAGCGCTCTAGTTTATCATTTCCGCAGGGTAGCTGTATGCATTGCGTCCTAGCATAGGAAAAGCCCGAAAATGCAATTGCTGCATTATTGGTAAGACTGAATAAATCAGAAGCGCTGTCTCCCGAAAAACCACTTCTCTCTCCTGCATATTTAAAACTTCCACTACTAGTCGAAGGTGAAACAGGTGTGGGTGAATCCTGTGGCGATCCTTGTGTCGGTAAACGCTGCGTTTGCGTTAGCATGAAATAATAAGATGCAGCCAATATCTTTGTTTTGTTATCTTTCGAAGACGAACAGGAACTAGTGAAGACTAATATTAAAAGACCAATAAGAATTGTTTTCATGATTACACTCCTTTATAGGGACTTCCTTACTTTTTCCCTATTCATTTCCCCCTAATTATTAGACTTCTAGTTTTTTGAAAAAAAGCCTAAAGTTTTTCAAAGAATAGACTTATCTAATTTCACTTCAACCATTTCCATTTGAAAAAAATACTTATGAATGCAGGAGTCATATCGGCTTTAGTGGCTAATGATTGAATCGCTCCATCTCTAATTATTTTCGAACTGCCATCATTTAAGTCTTTGCCTACAACATTACCCACAGATTGAATGTATTCAAAAAGTAACGAATCTGTTCCACTACCCGATAGATATACTAAATGAGCTTTGTTGCTCAATGGAATCTTTGGTCTTCCTATTACAAGCACAGCTTCCTGAACTTTAATTGTGACTTCATGCATTTGTTTAGGGGGATACCCATGAACTGTTCTAGTCGAAATAATTAAATCTGAACTAGGATTTGATTCGGGAATCGCTTCCGATAAAGGAATTGCCTTTGGCGTCTTCTCTGAAATATCATGCTCTACCCCTCCACATTGGATAAGCCCTAAGCTCAAGAACGCATTACAAATGTGGATAATGGTCATAAGCCTAAACTTGGGGTAATATCCTTGTAGCCTTAAATTAAAATTAAGCGTAATTAGCCGCTGAAAGAAAATGGATTTGTCATTCTTAAAAAGAACATACATATTAATATCTCCTGAATAATGCATTCACGAATATACTAAATCACCAATTATAGTGAGATAGAAATTTTGATTATTGTGCTGATCTTCTAATTAGCAGTGAACAGGAGGGGGAAGGTCTGAGTTAAGATAAAGAATCTTTATTTGATCTACACTTTCAATTTCTAATAAGTCAATACTGTGTAAAAAAATATAAGTATGGCATATATTTGTAACGGGTCGCTGAAATAATACGTAACTCTGGACAAATGGATTTATAATTTTAGATTCTTGCTCATGCAGGATTATATAAATAGCATTTGATTTTGTAGTGTATTGATTAAGAATTCTATCGATTCTTGCGCAATGTATATAAAAGGGAATGATGATTAAAGAAATTAATAGAACCAATTTATAAAGCATTGGCAATTTAATCCTCATTTGTAATCCCATCATATACTTTATACCATTTCTCAAAAAGAATTGCGTCTCACCATCTTAAATAAATCTAAATGGTCTATACTGATTCTATAAAATCTTGCGCAACGATTAAATAGAATCAGTATATATGACGAAATTATGCAACAGAAATATCCATCCAAAAAAAATATAAAAGAATTTATTTTAAAAGGTATTTTTTAGAAACTAAGCTTTTCCACTATTCGACAATGATTAGTGTTGTAAATGCAGCTAAAACTACGAGCTACCAATAGCCAAATCAAACCAAGGAAAGGGGCTTTGTATTAAGAAAACTTTATTTGCGATTCATCTTCTTTCTTAAATCCATTCCCCATTCCCCATTAACCATTAACCATTAACCATTAACCATTAACCATTAACCATTAACCATTAACCATTAACCATTAACCATTAACCATTAACCATTAACCATTAACCATTAACCATTAACCATTAACCATTAACCATTAACCATTAACCCTACCTCTTTAAAATCGCAAGATAAGTCTCTGTTTGGTTTACATTGGCGCCGCAGAAATTTTCGCTGAATGTGCCGAAGCCTATTTTGGGAGTGCCGGGGAATGCAGTTTCATAGAGAGCGGCGATGGTTTCGATTTCTTTGTTGGCGTCTCTTGCTAAATAGCATAGAACACAATCGAAGGAAATGTATCCGATTAGTTTTTCCTTGTCGATTGTTTGCAATTTTGCCAAACGATCTTCGTATTGAAGTTTTGCTTTGTAGATATTAAGATGAGCTCCTTCGAGCAAATCATTATAAGTCAATAGACCAGTCTTTCCATCATCTTTCATAATACTAGTGATGAGTTTTTCTCCGTCACCGGGTTCAATTCCGAGAGTATACATTGCATATACCGCAGCTCCCAAATCAGAAGTGGATTTACCGATGACTCGCGCGTATTCCTCTGCTGCAGGACGATTGTTTAGTTCAAGAATGTAACGGGGAGAAGCAAGCTTTGTAACTGCGAGAATTCCTTCCATCGGATCAAAGCTAGAAGCACGATCGATAAAAAAATAGTATTCTGGTTTTAAGCGGATTACGGCTGTTGCCCCAATCGAGCCCATACCTTTACTAGAAATTACACTAGAACTAATAAAGTCTAGTTTCCCGCCGGAGCTTCCGCCTACCGTTTGTTGAAATAGACTCACTTCGTTTTGAGCGGATAATACTGAATTGGCAGATTGAAGTCCGAAGAGTAGATTAATAGAAAAATCTCTCTCCATATCAGGAGAAGAAAGATCAAAGCCTAATTTTGTTAAGATTCGAGAGTATTCGTCTTTGCTAGATTGATACATCGAGTGGTTACTCGTAGTTCTCCTCATATCATAGGCAATGACTCCTACTTTTTCTAGAATCTCTTTAGAAATTGTCATGACTGCAACTGAATTTGTCTCAAAGCGATACTCTGAATTGGAAAGTCTTGCGATATCCATACAACCTAAAAACGGGATTCCTGTTTTTTTAAGAGTATGAAAAAGTGTCGTATAATCGAAATCAGCCCCATAAAAACAAAGGATTAATCCTGCATTTTTATCTTGCACTGCTAAAGGAATTTCATCCGAGTTGTGAAAAAGTTGAGAAGAAATATATTGATTTTTATACATGTATTATGCCGCCGCCGGTAGATTTAAACTTTTTAAAATGATTTTTAATTTTTCAAGCTCTGCTGGATCATCGATAGAATCAGGTCCATGCTCGGAGAGATTAATTCCTTTTAAGGAAACTTGAATACGAATAGATCTTATTTTCGTTTTACCAGAAAGGGAATTTTCAGAAAGCCCTAGGCTTTGAAAGTAATCATTGAGGTATTTGTAAACTACGCCTTTCATTTTTAATGTCCTTACACTATTTTCTTAAGAATTATACACTAATATTCTTCACGAATTATAACGTCTATGCATTAAGTTTTTATTCTCTCGAAAAAAATCTATTGGCTAAGCTCAATTAACCCTTAGCCGCTTTGTACTCAAGGATAATTAATACTTGTAACGAGGAAGGCGAAATGGATAAATGTAGAATTGGATATAGAGAAGGCAATCATGCAAGAAAAATTTACAATAGAGAAATGGTTCCAAGTTTCTTTTCAAATACTAAAAAAAAATTGGATACAATGGATAGTCATTTCAGCGATAACGACTGTTATCCTCTCCGCGATATTTTATTTTTTATTTCAAGAAATAGGACTTCTTATTCTTCAAATATCGAGCAAGCCAGAAGATTATAAACAAATCTTACTTACGCAAGCGCATAAGACTGGTTTATTGGTATTATCCGCTTTACTAGTATTAAATTTCATAGATCTATATATGATTCACACAACGTCTCAATGGTATTCAGAGAAAATGCTTACTGTAGAGGAGACTTTCTTAAAAGTCCTTTCTGCAATGCCCGTTTCCATTATTTTAACAATCATTTATATTCTAATGACAACTATTTCTTTGTTCTTTTGTATAATACCTGTGATCTTTGTAATCGTTTATTTTTTATTTATTTTCCAGGCTCTCATCATAGAAGATAGAAGTTTTGGTTCCCTTGGAAGAAGCATTGAACTAGTCAAACCAAACTTCGGCATATTAGTTGTTCTGCCTTTCGTGATTTCTCTTGGTTTGCAATTTACGAATTCGCTTCCCTTTTACTTAATCCAACTCATTATAGAAAATTTTATCGGTCAGACAATTACTCCTGAAATGAGTTCAAGAGAAGTGTTTGAATTTTTAATCAAATCACCTTATATCCTATTTATTTCCGCGCCGTGGATATTATTCTTTTCTTTGCAATCAAATTTAAAATCCATTCTCTACACAGTTGCATTCGAACAAGCAAGACAAATCGATCCAACCAAAGAGTAAATTGACTAATGTGAAAACTCAATAATAAATTTAGTTCCGTTTGCTTATGCGTTTGTTCCCCTTTTGTTATAGTAGGTTTGTCGCCACCCGGGCACCTTCCCGGTTCGCCTTCCCTTGTGTTGCGCTGTATTTTAACACCCCCCTTTTCCTTCTTCAACCCCCGGTTTTCCGGCTTTTTTCTTCATTCCCCGCGGCCCCGGGTTGAGCCCGGCGCCCCCGGCACATGCCCGCCCCCCCCCCCCCCCCCCACCCCCCCCCCCCCCCCCCAGACCCCGGCCCGAGAACGGTTGTTGGTAGTAAACTGCCGTGAGTTCTATGTATGAATAATCCTGTCCTATTTCACATCTCGAACTCTAAAATAACTCTTGTTCCATTTTCCCGCTCGATTCGTATATTTCCTTTTAACTGTTTTGTGAGTAATCCAACTAGCATGAGTCCAAAACCAGTTGAGTTTTGAAAATCAATGGATTCAGGAATACTATTCCCATTGTCTTCCACAACTAAGAAAATAGAATTTACATTTGTTGTAGAATTTAGATTCACCGAAATATTAATTCTTCCCTGTTCTTTTCCATTAAACGCATACTTCATAATATTGGTCAAGAGTTCATTGATGATAATTCCAAGTGTTTGCAATCTCTTTACATCTAGCTCAATATCATCAATGTTTTTCTCAATTGTAACAACCTCGGCATTAGGAAAATTGATTACAATCTCATCTACCAAGGAAGGAATGAAATTTGCTATAGATATTCTTTGGAAATTGGTCGTATGATATAATTTATCATATAAAACCATCATACTCTGCACACGGCTTCCCGCATCTAAGAGAGCATTTCTTCCACGTGAAGGCTCTTCCATACTTTCTGCTTGTAAAGTAAGTAGACCATTAATTGTGCTCATATTGTTTTTAATGCGATGATGCACTTCTTTTAGTATGATTTCTTTTTCTTGGAGAAGGTTTTTTACTTCTTCCTCGGCTCGTTTGCGCTCTGTAATATCATGGGCAACCGTAAAGCGATACTTTCTATTTTGAACAAAAATGTTTTCAGCGGATAATAGCACATGTTTAATTTCGCCGGTCTTAGTTCTTAAATCGGCTTCCACATTATTTACACAACCATTCTCATCTGCTTGCGCTAAAATTGTTTCGATTACTTCGGGAGTTAATATGCCTAACTCAGTAGCTGTTCTACCAATCACTTCATTTTTATCAAATCCAAGTAGAGAATAAAATGCTTCGTTGACTTCAATGTATTTGCGATCTTCTAAATCACTTAATCCACAGGCAGACGGATTAATATAAAACAATTTGGAAAACTTTTCTTCTGACAATTGAATCTTGGAAATATCTTTCGTCACTCCAAAGATGGCAGGCTTACCATTCCAAGAACCAAGAGACACCCTTGTCTCAACTGGAATTTGAACGCCTGATTTTGTGATAACGGGAACAGGACAAAATTCTGCTTTTCCGTTCAACATTTCCCCTACTATTCTGCCTACTTCCTCACGACGCTCGGGAGGATGAACCATAAGGACAGATTTTCCGAGGAGCTCTTCTCTTGAATATCCGAGTCGATTCGTTACAGTTGAATTTTCATGGACTATTTTTCCCTGTTCATCTAAGACGAAGAGAAAATCATCAATAGTGTTAAAGAAGGTTTCGTAATTCTGACGGGTCTGCTGCAATAAATCTTCTGCTCGTTTCCGTTCCGTTATATCATGAGCAGAAGCATATAGAAAATTACTGTCTTCTAATTTAATACAAATACAATTGATTTCGACTTCATATAAAGAACCGTCTTTACGACGATGCCTTGTTTCAAATACAGCGGGATGATCAATTAATTCTTCTATTTTTTCTAAGATTTGTCTTTCTGAATACAATACATCCCAATCGGTAATCTTAAGCTGTAATAATTCTTCGCGTGTATAACCTAGCATTTTACAGAATGCCGGGTTTACTTCTATGATTTTTCCTTGATCATCCATTACATGAATGCCATCACTCGTTGCGTTCAGTAATGTTTGATTGCGAAGCGCGAGTAACTCAACTGCTGTCTCTGACTTTTTACGCTCTGTAATATCACTTACGCTTCCAATCAGTGCTAACGGTTTTCCAGTGGCATCACGTAACACCGTAAATTTATCATGAAACCATCTGAACTGACCATTTTTATGCCTAAAGCGATAGTTTACTTCGTATTCACCGGCGGGGTGATTTAGTGCATTTGAAATCACTCGCTTGGTTTCCGCTGCATCATCTGCGTGGAATAAGTTCATCACAGCTTCCAGTGGCATTTTATTGATTTCTTCTTGCGTATATCCAGAGATTAGAACAAAAACAGGGCTTAGATAATCATAGGAATTAGTTTGTAAATTGCGTTTGTAGGAAACATCAGAGGAATTTTCAAGAACCTCTCTTAAACGAGCCTCGCTTTCTTTGATTTGTTTGTTCGCATTGAAAAGCTTAAATGCCATTTTAATAGAGGCATCAAGAACAGTAGGACCTGAGTTCTTCACTACATAACCGTAAGAAGTAATCTTTTCTGTTTTTTCAACAACTTCGGGTTCTGTATGACTAGAAAGAAATACTACTGGGATTTCTTTTAGTTCTAATAGTGCCTCGGCTGCTTTCGTTCCGTCTAAACCTTCTCCTAAATCTATATCCATTAGGATGAGTTCGATAGAATTTGTTTCCTTAAACACTTCAATGGCTTTTTCCCCGGAGGTGGCAACGATGACTTTGTATCCGTAATTCTCAAGCGTTTGCTTATTAGCCATAGCTAAAATAACTTCATCTTCTACAAGGAGAAGTGTTTTTTTCGTTTCACTGCTCATAAATTACTTCTCTCCTTTTTTCACTCATCTGTCAAGGCGAAACTGAGTTCATTGGAATAACATTACTCATATCCATTCTTATCGTTTCCTTATCGGTGCTCATCGATGGTAATCTTCTTATTACTTTTTCACAGAAGCACCTAAGTATACTTTTCTATCTACAAACTCATAGGGAACAATGGGAGTAAAGTTAATAGGAAGAGCACTACCTCTGCCTGATTCAATTACATAGTTTAAGCTTAAAGAAGTATTACTTGTTTCATAAGAAATCCCAACTGAGTATCCTATTAAATTTACATAGTTCGGAATTCTAGTGCTCTGCTGACCGTTTGGATAAATTACTATGGAACTGTTTGAGTTAGATAGATTAATTAGATCTTTCCCGTTTGTGCGTAGGTTTGCGGCTATTGCTGATTCTAACCAAGAAACATTTCTGCTATTCGATTGATTGGTATGATAACCTGCTCTGAGTGCAATGAAGTCTGTTAAGAAAAACTCTAATCCTAAAGCATAATTGTCGGTTGCATAGACTCGCAAATCGCGATACTCTCTGTCTGTCAAAATGACTAGAGAAGCGCTGGGCTCATAGGCATATATTTTCTTGGACTTTGAAAAATCAGAGGTGTGAATCCAGTCCGCTGCCACAAGAAATCGCTTGGATAAAAAATAAGATATTCCCATTCTTAACTCAACTGGTTCTGGAATTCCTCCGTTCGTTACAGGCTTGCCAAAAAGCTTGAGTGGAGTATTGGATGGGAGATTCATTGCCTGCGGCTGACCGAGAATTGCATTGTCATAACGAGTGGAACTATCATATAGATTGATATCACTTGCACTTTGTGTAAAACTACTTGTTTGAATGTATTGGTCTCTTTGATACTTATACGTCGCAAACGGTTTTCTAGCAGAAAAACCCAAGCCGACTTTTTCTGTAATCATATACTGCAAACCAAAAATGGGAATGACTCCCCTCGTATCCCTCGTATGTTCGAGAGACTCATTTATATAGGCACCTCCCTTTAAACCAAAAACAGATTTTTGCGAGGCACGATTTTTATCTTGGAAGGCATAAATGGTAAGACCAATAGAGAGTTTGTCGGTTAAAAGATAAGCAATGCTCGGACCTGTATAGGTGATCTGGCTGTTTTGTGTAAATTGAAACTGAACACTACTCACAGTGCTAATACTCGCCGGTGTATAGCTTTGAATGCTCTGATCGTAGTTTTCCACGGAAGGATTTACGAGACTAAAAGCATATCTCCATTTGTCTATCGACTTAGCTACACCAATATAGGAAGGAAGCATTCCGGAGGAATGAGCCGTAAGTCCTTGACCAGGACCTTGTAAATTGTAATAAGAAGATCTCGTATCACTCGCACTAAACGTAGAGGTAGTCGAAGAACTGTCATACATAAACCCAAGTCCCGCAGGATTATAATAGGCTCCAGAAGCGTCATCCGATACAGCAGTATAAGCACCGCTCATGCCGGCAGCTCTATCCCCAAATGCACCTTTTATATTGTGATCCACGTCAGCCATAACAGATTGTCCTAAAACTACAATCAACAATAAGAAGATTCTATTCATAAATCTCCAAGCCTCCTTTCAATCAAATCAGAGAAAAAGAAATAGGGAAAAGTGAATAGTGAAATTTTATCTAAGCTATACTACTTTTTTCCGTTTCAGTCTAGAGAGTGGTTAATTGGGAGGGTTGCGAATAATATTTCATGTTGTTGACAGAGTAGAATCAAAGGCATACAATTCTAGATGGCGGGAGAGGTAGGAAAATGAAAACCATTATCTTAGTAATATTTGCATTATTCTTCGACTGTTGCTTTCTATTGCCTCCAAAGGCAGTTTTAAACAATGGCTATGATGGTCCTTTACCAATTATTGCTAAGCTGATTGACGATTTGAGCCAAAGGGCGAACTCTCTCTCACCGGTGAATACTTTTTCTCTAAGAAATGTTCCGACAAAGATTTCAGAAGGAGGATTTCAAACCATTTATATTCGTCTTTCTTTAAAAACATCGGATACGCAAACCGTTATCATAGCCAGTGACAATCCTGCCATAGAAGTTGGGAATGCGAGTAGCACGACTTTGACTTTTGCCCCCAATTATTCCACGATCGAACAATCTTTCACATTGAATGCATTGATAGATAATAATCAAATAGACGAAACTGCACAGATAACAATTAGTTCAAGCAGTATAGAGACAACAACATTGAGTATAAAAAATACAGATACATTGGGAAGTTGGATTTCTATCTCGAATGGAAATATAGTAGAAGGATCAACGGGGAATATCAATGTTAAACTCACACAAAAGCCATTTGAAAATATTGCGGTTACTCTTAGTTCGTCTCTCACAGAGTTGTCTATTGATACTCCGCAGATTATTTTTACCTCCGATAACTGGAACACAAATCAAACGATAGGTCTTACAGGCTCGATAGACTCGAATTCAATTTCTGAGACTGTTACGATTACCGGAAATGCTACAGGAATTTCCAATACAGGAACGGTTCAATACTTAGAGAATGGAATTATAATAGCGGGTGCGAATAGCATAAAGGCAAACAATACGGCAATAATTCTAGTATCATTGGAAAGGCAACCGAAGCAAAATGTTTCAGTCAGTCTTAAATCCAATACGGGAGAAGTTACAGTAAGTAGCAGCAATTTACTATTTACCGCACAGAATTATAATACAGCGCAAACTATCACCTTATCATCGGGAAGCCTTACAATTACAAAAGCTACTATCACTGCAAGTTCAAATGGAATTTCTGATAAAACAACATCTATCTGGTCAAGTATTCCAGTTGCTTACAGTTGGGGAACATTTACGGATAACTTCAACGGAACCATTCAGTTTGATGGAATAGCGGGAACTTTCGGTGGAAATATTTATACAGCAAAAACTTTAACTTTTATGAAATGCACCCAAGGACAAACCTATGATTCTACGAATAATACATGTATAGGCTCCCCAATCACGTATCAGTTCTGTTCTACTGTTTCAAACAATTGTAATAATGGAGATTTGAATCAAATACTCGGAAGTGCTTTTTTAAATAATGCATATAGCTCTGCATACAATACCTGCGATGATTTAATCTTTGCCGGAAAAACAGATTGGAGAGTTCCAACTATCAGTGAGCTAAAAACTTTAATCCATTGCACTGATAAAACAATGCCATCGGTTATGTATATGGGCTGTTCGCTTGGAAATTTTTCCTCACCAGCGGTTAATGGTTTATTTCCAAATACTGTTGCCTACAATTACTGGTCTTCCGCTACTTATGCCACTTTAGATCAAAACGCTTTGACTGTATATTTCAGTGATGGATCTTTGTCTAACAGTCCAAAGAACACAGATACCTACCATTACATTCGTTGCATTTCAGGACAATGAGTTATTTAAAATCTCCAAGACCACTGCACAGAATGTAAAGTTTCTGTTGAAGCTCCAACTGCAATAGGGGAAACTTTATACATTTTATAATCAAAAGCAAAGGTGTCAACTTTGGGCAAATCGGTATATAACCCTGCATGAGCGATATTCCAAACCCAAAAACCCAGCAGTAGCAGATAACCTCCAGTAGCCGTAGACTCAGCTTTATGCAAATCATTTCTCTTTGATTGCATATTCATGTATCCTGCTAGTAGGAGTTCAGGTTGCTGATAAGGAATGATTGCTTTATTATAATCAGACTGAGCTGCTTTTAAATGAGATAAATTCATCGAGTAGTAACCTAAGAATCCAAGACCTAATGCGAAATAAGTTGCGCCTGCCAGACGATTCCCACTATTCCATTGACCCCAACCTGGAATCAATGCAGATCTCCAAACAAAACCTAAACGAGATGGTTCTTTGATCTTTTTTTCCACAAGACTTTTCGATGTATCACCTGCAACTGTAATGATTAAATCTCCCGTCTTCTCTCCGTAAATTTTGGTAAACGGTTTTTGTTTTTTATTTTTCTTGAGAGACCATTCCTTTACTCCTTTCTGAACAAACTGTTCTAATTCTGAAAACGCCACGACTCCGTCTTTGTTTGTATCCGCTTGTCCTTCGGAACCCATAACCAAATACTTTGTGAATACACCATAGTCTGTTTCATCATCTTCATAACTATAAAAGCCAGCCTTTGTAGAATAGAAAGTTCCAGCAAGTTCTGCACCGGTGAATTCTTTTTCTAAGATACTGTTTCGAGAAGAACTTTTGCTCGCATAAAGAACATCTCTACATGCATCTAAAATCAAAAGGCTTTTTTTAATTCCATGAGTCTTGAATCTATTTACAATGGAGTTAATAGAAAGAGCAGTATTGAATTGTTTTTCAACTACAGTGTCTACGGCGATTAGATATCCATTTTCATCCATATCAGAAACTCCATGTCCTGAGAAAAAGAACACAATCATATCCTCGGGGCGGGTAAATCGCAGTATGCTGTCAAGCTTCTCTTCAATATTGAGTTTACTTGGAAATAAATTTTCGGAATCATTTCTTGGATCAATGTCATCAGTCATAACAAAGACTTGATCGAATTGTCCCATGTCTTTTAGAATTTTCCCAAAAATCTTTGCATCATTTCTTGCCTTAGAGAGTTTACTAATTGCCTTATCCTGGTATTCATTAACACCTACAAGTATCGCATAACGCTTTCCCTGGTTCTCTTCATCCAATTTTTCAATTTCAATTTTGATTCCTTTGGATTTG
This window encodes:
- a CDS encoding caspase family protein — protein: MLILHSRKFGLAVFILFIVSLTIFPKDSIGLKDLQKKRMTQEERLKKLEAENESLRKEMEGIKNNPIPVEAAKDALKEPAKDTTKEIAKEKPAEPSQVPETSTKSTVIKKYEIKSKGIKIEIEKLDEENQGKRYAILVGVNEYQDKAISKLSKARNDAKIFGKILKDMGQFDQVFVMTDDIDPRNDSENLFPSKLNIEEKLDSILRFTRPEDMIVFFFSGHGVSDMDENGYLIAVDTVVEKQFNTALSINSIVNRFKTHGIKKSLLILDACRDVLYASKSSSRNSILEKEFTGAELAGTFYSTKAGFYSYEDDETDYGVFTKYLVMGSEGQADTNKDGVVAFSELEQFVQKGVKEWSLKKNKKQKPFTKIYGEKTGDLIITVAGDTSKSLVEKKIKEPSRLGFVWRSALIPGWGQWNSGNRLAGATYFALGLGFLGYYSMNLSHLKAAQSDYNKAIIPYQQPELLLAGYMNMQSKRNDLHKAESTATGGYLLLLGFWVWNIAHAGLYTDLPKVDTFAFDYKMYKVSPIAVGASTETLHSVQWSWRF